Proteins from a genomic interval of Quercus lobata isolate SW786 chromosome 11, ValleyOak3.0 Primary Assembly, whole genome shotgun sequence:
- the LOC115968771 gene encoding cyclin-dependent kinase D-3-like, translated as MTELDFSKKVADRYLKREVLGEGTYGVVFKAIDTKTGQTVAIKKIRLGKQKEGVNFTALREIKLLKELKDPNIIELIDAFPHKGNLHLVFEFMETDLEAVIRDRNIFLSPADIKSYLQMTLKGLAICHKKWVLHRDMKPNNLLIGSNGQLKLADFGLARIFGSPDRKFTHQVFARWYRAPELLFGTKQYGSGVDVWAAACIFAELLLRRPFLQGSSDIDQLGKIFAAFGTPTPSQWPDMVYLPDYVEYQYVPSPTLRSLFPMASDDALDLLSKMFTYDPKSRISVQQALEHRYFSSAPPPTNPDKLPRPAPKRESRASDSHDGPTVLSPPRKSRRVMPERDGFEGNAYQVGKVDDHVGEMRQAAGENTSRNEPVPMSIDFSIFGAKPPNRPTINSADRTHLKRKLDLEFQHPE; from the exons atgacggAGCTCGATTTCTCAAAGAAAGTCGCCGATAGGTATCTGAAGCGCGAAGTTCTCGGAGAAGGTACCTATGGAGTCGTCTTCAAAGCCATTGATACTAAG ACAGGACAGACAGTTGCAATTAAAAAGATTCGGCTTGGGAAGCAAAAGGAAGGGGTAAATTTTACGGCGCTTAGAGAAATTAAACTTCTTAAAGAGCTCAAAGATCCAAATATAATTGAGTTAATCGATGCGTTCCCTCACAAGGGTAATTTGCATCTTGTGTTTGAGTTCATGGAGACAGACCTTGAAGCTGTTATCCGTGACCGGAATATATTTCTATCTCCAGCTGACATAAAATCATACCTTCAAATGACACTCAAAGGACTTGCTATTTGCCACAAGAAATGGGTTTTACATAG GGATATGAAACCAAACAACTTGTTGATAGGATCTAATGGACAGCTCAAACTTGCAGATTTTGGTTTAGCACGAATATTTGGGAGCCCAGATCGCAAGTTTACACACCAG GTCTTTGCGCGATGGTATAGAGCACCTGAGCTGTTGTTTGGTACCAAGCAATATGGCTCTGGGGTGGATGTTTGGGCTGCAGCATGCATATTTGCTGAACTTCTCCTGCGTCGACCTTTTCTGCAg GGATCAAGTGACATTGATCAATTGGGAAAAATCTTTGCTGCATTTGGGACTCCAACACCTTCTCAGTGGCCTGATATGGTGTACCTTCCTGATTATGTGGAGTATCAATACGTTCCTTCTCCCACTTTACGGTCACTCTTTCCAATGGCTAGTGATGATGCCCTAGATCTGTTATCGAAGATGTTTACTTATGATCCTAAATCTAGAATATCTGTGCAGCAGGCATTAGAGCATCG GTACTTTTCATCTGCGCCTCCACCTACAAACCCAGATAAACTCCCTAGACCTGCACCTAAGAGGGAATCTAGGGCCTCAGATTCACATGATGGCCCTACTGTCTTATCACCTCCAAGAAAGTCCAGGCGAGTGATGCCAGAACGTGATGGTTTTGAGGGAAATGCATACCAAGTAGGTAAGGTTGATGATCATGTTGGTGAAATGAGACAGGCAGCTGGTGAAAATACAAGCAGGAATGAACCAGTACCAATGTCAATAGATTTTTCTATCTTTGGAGCAAAACCTCCAAATAGACCTACCATTAACAG TGCTGACAGGACACATTTGAAAAGGAAATTAGATCTTGAATTCCAACACCCTGAGTAA
- the LOC115967719 gene encoding putative receptor-like protein kinase At3g47110, translated as MEIPAFFLLFVLLLLHYFMASLAVTVKTNITTDQSAVLALKAHITDDPYNILASNWSSSTSVCNWIGITCGSKHHRVTALNLSHMGLTGTIAPQVGNLSFLSHLSFRNNNFHGSLPNELAYLAHLEVVSFGLNNFSGMLPSWLGFLPKLQVLYAYTNSFEGSIPESLGNISSLKVLHLGENNLSGRIPRSLGNCTSLEIIHLDDNNFTGEVPLENGNLRNLMEVTLANNSLTGIIPNAIFNCSRIEVISLYMNQLSGHLPSSIGNWLPNLKVLYLWGNELEGIIPSSISNASMLTELELGANNFFGSIPNTLGNLRHLERLNLVNNYLTRDSSTLELSFLSSLANCKNLTTIVLADNPLNGTLPISMGNFSTSLEEFVMFNCNIKGTIPTGIANLSNLMALHLQDNELVGHIPTTVGGMRKLQGLYLQHNRLQGFIPNGICLLRNLAELFLNHNEFFGPIPTCLGGLSKLQKLYLDSNKLTSIPSSFWSLKDILQINMSSNSLSGHLPLEVGNLEHVTNIDLSWNLLSGDIPTIRGLESLANLSLAHNKFQGPIPQSFDKLISIEHLDLSDNNLSGEIPKSLMELKFLKYFNVSFNRLQGEIPYEGVIAQFSAQSFMGNEALCGPPKLQVPPCEKSDVGQSKTATTVVVRYILPAMIATILGSILVFFLMRSQKKQVKQKGEEDLLPPPRWRKITHLELERATDGFSESNLVGKGNLGSVYKGTLSDDTCVAVKVFNLKIEEGFKSFEIECDVLCRIHHQNLVKIIGSCSSTNFKALVLEYMPKGSLKKWLYSPNHFLDMLERLNVMINVASSLEYLHHGCPLPVVHCDLKPSNILLNKDMVAHVSDFGISKLLGDEDSMTQTMTLATIGYMAPEYGSQGTISTCGDVYSYGILLMETFTRKNPTDEMFVGEMNLKRWVKQSLPHLVITVIDANLLKRGEEHFNAKLDCMLSIMQLAMDCSTEAPEERINMRDVITTLKNIKSKFLKDVEED; from the exons ATGGAGATTCCTgcctttttcttactttttgtgTTGTTGCTGTTGCACTATTTTATGGCTAGCTTAGCTGTGACAGTAAAAACCAACATCACCACAGACCAATCAGCTGTCCTTGCTCTCAAAGCCCATATCACCGATGACCCTTACAATATCTTAGCAAGCAATTGGTCTTCCTCTACATCTGTTTGCAACTGGATTGGGATCACTTGTGGTTCCAAACACCATAGAGTCACTGCCTTGAACCTTTCTCACATGGGTCTTACAGGAACCATTGCTCCACAAGTGGGAAACCTATCATTCCTCTCCCATTTATCCTtcagaaacaacaattttcatggCTCTCTGCCCAACGAGTTGGCTTATTTGGCTCACTTGGAAGTTGTCAGCTTTGGATTGAACAACTTTTCTGGAATGTTACCATCATGGCTTGGGTTCTTACCTAAACTTCAAGTGCTGTATGCTTATACAAACAGTTTTGAAGGTAGTATTCCAGAATCTCTAGGCAACATATCGTCACTGAAAGTACTTCATCTCGGCGAAAACAATCTTTCAG gGAGGATACCAAGAAGTTTGGGAAACTGTACTTCCCTTGAGATAATTCACTTGGATGATAACAACTTTACAG GTGAAGTACCCCTCGAGAATGGGAATCTTAGAAATCTAATGGAAGTAACTTTAGCCAATAACAGCTTAACTGGTATCATCCCAAATGCAATTTTCAATTGCTCAAGGATTGAAGTCATTAGTCTATACATGAACCAGCTCTCAGGCCATCTTCCATCAAGTATAGGCAATTGGCTTCCAAATCTTAAGGTACTTTACCTATGGGGTAATGAACTAGAGGGAATAATCCCCAGTTCTATCTCAAATGCTTCTATGCTCACTGAACTTGAATTGGGTGCAAACAATTTCTTTGGCTCTATTCCTAATACTTTGGGAAACTTAAGGCATCTGGAGAGACTCAACTTAGTCAACAATTATTTGACTAGAGATTCGTCAACTCTAGAATTAAGTTTTCTTTCATCTTTGGCAAACTgcaaaaatttgacaactatAGTGCTAGCAGATAATCCATTGAATGGCACCCTTCCAATTTCCATGGGAAATTTCTCTACTTCTCTTGAAGAATTTGTAATGTTTAATTGCAACATAAAAGGTACAATTCCTACAGGGATTGCTAATTTAAGCAACTTGATGGCCTTACACTTACAAGACAATGAATTGGTTGGACATATTCCAACTACAGTTGGAGGAATGAGAAAGCTCCAAGGTTTGTATCTTCAACACAATAGATTGCAAGGATTCATCCCAAATGGTATTTGTCTTTTAAGAAACTTGgcagaattatttttaaatcataatGAGTTTTTTGGACCAATACCAACATGTTTGGGAGGTCTTTCCAAACTTCAAAAGTTGTACTTGGATTCCAACAAGTTGACTTCCATACCCTCATCTTTTTGGAGTCTTAAAGATATACTGCAAATAAACATGTCCTCAAATTCTTTAAGTGGTCATCTACCATTAGAGGTCGGAAATTTGGAGCATGTAACAAATATAGACCTGTCATGGAATCTCCTATCAGGTGACATCCCTACTATTAGAGGCCTAGAGTCTTTGGCAAACCTTTCCTTAGCACATAACAAATTCCAGGGTCCTATTCCTCAATCATTTGATAAGTTGATAAGCATAGAACACTTGGATCTATCTGATAACAACTTGTCCGGAGAAATTCCTAAGTCTCTAATGGAACTCAAATTCCTCAAATATTTCAATGTATCCTTCAATAGATTACAAGGTGAAATTCCATATGAGGGTGTTATTGCTCAATTCTCAGCTCAATCATTCATGGGAAATGAAGCATTATGCGGTCCACCCAAACTGCAAGTTCCACCCTGCGAAAAAAGTGATGTTGGACAATCAAAGACAGCCACTACAGTTGTAGTAAGATATATTTTACCAGCAATGATAGCAACAATACTTGGATCAATCCTCGTATTTTTTCTGATGAGATCCCAAAAgaaacaagtaaaacaaaaaggTGAAGAAGATTTGTTACCTCCACCAAGGTGGAGAAAAATAACACACCTAGAACTTGAACGAGCAACAGACGGATTTAGTGAAAGTAACTTAGTTGGGAAAGGGAATCTTGGCTCAGTGTACAAAGGGACACTTTCAGATGACACATGTGTTGCAGtaaaggtttttaatttgaaaatagaaGAAGGGTTTAAGAGTTTTGAAATTGAATGTGATGTATTGTGTAGAATTCACCACCAGAATCTTGTGAAAATCATTGGTAGCTGTAGTAGTACTAATTTCAAAGCTTTGGTACTAGAGTACATGCCTAAGGGGAGCCTTAAAAAGTGGTTGTATTCTCCTAACCACTTCTTGGATATGCTAGAAAGATTGAACGTGATGATAAATGTTGCATCCTCATTGGAGTATCTACATCATGGTTGTCCTTTACCCGTTGTTCATTGTGATTTGAAGCCTAGCAATATTCTCCTAAACAAAGATATGGTTGCACATGTGAGTGACTTCGGCATTTCAAAATTGTTAGGAGATGAAGACTCAATGACCCAAACCATGACATTGGCCACTATTGGTTATATGGCACCAG AGTATGGATCACAAGGAACCATTTCTACATGCGGAGACGTGTATAGTTATGGCATTTTATTGATGGAAACATTCACAAGAAAGAATCCCACAGATGAAATGTTTGTCGGAGAAATGAACCTAAAACGTTGGGTAAAACAATCGCTACCCCATTTAGTAATTACAGTTATAGATGCTAATTTGCTAAAGAGAGGTGAAGAGCATTTTAATGCTAAGCTGGATTGTATGTTGTCCATAATGCAATTGGCTATGGATTGTTCAACAGAGGCACCTGAAGAAAGGATAAACATGAGAGATGTCATAACaacactcaaaaatatcaaatcgAAGTTTCTAAAGGATGTCGAAGAAGATTGA